In a genomic window of Drosophila takahashii strain IR98-3 E-12201 chromosome 3L, DtakHiC1v2, whole genome shotgun sequence:
- the trn gene encoding leucine-rich repeat and immunoglobulin-like domain containing-NOGO receptor-interacting protein 4 — protein MQRNMMIAFVGIWCILASMAVEPAAGLANCPPGCQCDDNTLVVQCGEGQLDVLPIALNPSIQRLVIKSNKIKTIDSSIQFYAELTFLDLSSNHLMTIPQRTFAYQKKLQEVHLNHNKIGQISNKTFIGLSAVTVLNLRGNQISELHQGTFTPLLKVEELNLGENRIGYLDPKAFDGLSQLRILYLDDNALTSVPDPVIFQAMPSLAELFLGMNTLQSIQAGAFQDLKGLTRLELKGASLRNISHDSFLGLEELRILDLSDNRLDRIPSVGLSKLVRLEQLSLGQNDFEVISEGAFLGLKQLKRLEVNGALKLKRVMTGAFSDNANLEYLNLSSNKMLVEVQEGALSGLPHLRHVMLKANALTSLAEGLFPWKDLLTLDLSENPLSCDCRVMWLHNLLVAKNASQEEVSELICEFPERLRGESLRHLNPALMGCTHADPRKQALIGALLVGSAATITALALVIYRCRHKIRETIKGGGGLWGNSALGRKEREYQKTFCDEDYMSRHQHHPCSLGIHSTFPNTYTAPHHPGVTHHYGMCPMPAVNDLGAVDPQQKFQQLAVSTMVSEKKLNNNKGLVSQGAVDDSASFVLHMKSATMGRDVGHQANPQLNHYTKPQFLAATATVGDSCYSYADVPMVHGAPLNQPQLRLTQEHFKQRELYDQEMMGGEILDHNYIYSNTHYSMPLEQLGRSKTPTPPPMPPALPLRNGLCATTGRRSFQQKTAAQKQQQQQQQNNNTLRQFTH, from the coding sequence ATGCAGCGCAACATGATGATCGCGTTCGTGGGCATCTGGTGCATTTTGGCCAGCATGGCAGTGGAGCCCGCGGCTGGTTTGGCCAATTGCCCGCCCGGCTGTCAGTGCGACGATAATACCCTGGTGGTTCAGTGCGGCGAGGGCCAGCTGGACGTGCTGCCCATCGCTTTGAATCCCTCCATCCAGCGACTGGTGATCAAGAGCAACAAGATCAAGACCATCGACTCGTCCATTCAGTTCTACGCGGAGCTGACCTTCCTCGATTTGTCCTCGAATCACCTGATGACCATACCCCAGCGCACCTTCGCCTACCAGAAGAAGCTACAGGAGGTGCATCTGAATCACAACAAGATTGGCCAGATCAGCAATAAGACCTTTATCGGTTTGTCGGCCGTGACTGTTCTCAATTTGCGTGGCAACCAAATCTCGGAGCTCCACCAGGGCACTTTCACGCCGCTGCTGAAGGTGGAGGAGCTGAATCTGGGCGAGAATCGCATTGGCTATCTCGATCCCAAGGCCTTCGATGGTCTCAGCCAGCTGCGCATCTTGTATCTGGATGACAATGCCCTGACCTCCGTTCCCGATCCCGTCATCTTCCAGGCCATGCCCAGCCTGGCCGAGCTCTTCCTGGGCATGAACACGCTGCAGAGCATCCAGGCTGGGGCCTTCCAGGATCTCAAGGGTCTGACGCGTCTGGAGCTGAAGGGCGCCAGTCTGCGCAACATTTCGCACGACAGCTTTTTGGGCCTCGAGGAGCTGCGCATCCTGGATCTCTCCGACAATCGCCTGGATCGCATTCCCTCCGTGGGTCTCAGCAAGCTGGTGCGTCTGGAGCAGCTTTCCCTGGGTCAGAATGACTTTGAGGTGATCAGCGAGGGCGCCTTTCTGGGCCTGAAGCAGCTGAAGCGTCTGGAGGTCAATGGAGCCCTCAAGCTGAAGCGCGTGATGACTGGAGCTTTCAGCGATAATGCTAACCTGGAGTATCTGAATCTCTCGTCCAACAAAATGCTCGTTGAGGTTCAGGAAGGTGCTCTCAGTGGACTGCCCCATTTGCGCCATGTGATGCTGAAGGCCAATGCTTTGACCTCTTTGGCCGAGGGCCTGTTCCCCTGGAAGGATCTGCTCACCCTGGATCTCTCGGAGAATCCCCTGTCCTGCGATTGCCGCGTCATGTGGCTGCACAACCTGCTGGTGGCCAAGAATGCCAGTCAGGAGGAGGTTTCCGAGCTGATTTGCGAGTTCCCCGAGCGTCTGCGTGGCGAATCCCTGCGTCACTTGAACCCCGCCCTCATGGGCTGCACCCATGCCGATCCTCGCAAGCAGGCTCTGATTGGAGCTCTCCTAGTGGGTTCCGCTGCCACCATTACCGCCTTGGCTCTGGTCATCTACCGCTGCCGCCACAAGATCCGCGAGACCATCAAGGGCGGCGGCGGTCTGTGGGGCAACTCGGCGCTGGGACGCAAGGAGCGCGAGTATCAGAAGACCTTCTGCGACGAGGACTACATGTCGCGTCACCAGCATCATCCCTGCTCCCTGGGCATTCACTCCACCTTCCCGAACACCTACACGGCGCCCCATCATCCGGGAGTTACCCACCATTACGGAATGTGCCCCATGCCGGCGGTCAATGATCTGGGTGCCGTCGATCCGCAGCAAAAGTTTCAGCAGCTGGCGGTGTCCACGATGGTCAGCGAGAAGAAACTGAACAATAATAAGGGTTTGGTATCCCAAGGAGCCGTCGATGACAGCGCCTCGTTTGTGCTGCACATGAAGTCGGCCACTATGGGAAGGGATGTCGGCCATCAGGCGAATCCCCAGCTGAATCACTACACCAAGCCGCAGTTCCTGGCCGCCACCGCCACAGTGGGCGACTCGTGCTACTCGTACGCAGATGTGCCCATGGTGCACGGTGCCCCCTTGAATCAGCCGCAGTTGCGTTTGACTCAGGAGCACTTCAAGCAACGCGAACTGTACGATCAGGAAATGATGGGTGGTGAGATCCTCGACCACAACTACATCTACAGCAATACCCACTACTCGATGCCGCTAGAGCAGCTGGGTCGCAGCAAGACGCCCACGCCGCCACCGATGCCGCCGGCCTTGCCGCTGAGGAATGGTCTGTGTGCCACCACGGGAAGGAGGTCCTTCCAGCAAAAGACCGCCGCCcagaagcaacagcagcagcagcagcagaacaacaacacCCTGCGTCAGTTCACGCACTGA
- the LOC108055800 gene encoding uncharacterized protein, which translates to MNSSIWFLVCATFRLSFLQQTTSQDVHSRAKRFLIFPRQAPTRHQFIAGIGIPADLDYESLTVGYVLKAEYYLPYNASVYRQNPLFPEYKPNTIDAEKQRKLTKPSDLRWQIYKFIELLLNGYGLNGHACLLEAICEANRIEFAKDFSIAAEMLHLLLSPSSTLNSKSSRALDFIRAEKDGSRMDCSKYDCNTKIINWVSLVNKMDF; encoded by the exons ATGAATAGTTCCATTTGGTTTTTAGTTTGTGCAACATTTCGTCTAAGCTTCTTACAGCAAACGACATCCCAAGATGTGCACTCGCGAGCTAAacgctttttaatatttccacgACAAGCGCCTACAAGACATCAG ttcatTGCTGGCATAGGTATTCCTGCCGATCTCGATTATGAATCACTCACAGTGGGCTACGTCTTGAAAGCAGAGTATTATCTACCATATAATGCAAGTGTTTACCGGCAAAATCCGCTCTTTCCGGAATACAAACCGAATACCATTGATGcagaaaaacaaaggaaattaACTAAACCTTCGGATCTGCGATGGCaaatttataagtttattGAACTCTTGCTTAACGG ctacGGATTGAACGGACATGCCTGTCTCTTAGAGGCCATTTGCGAGGCTAACAGAATAGAATTTGCCAAGGACTTTAGCATTGCAGCTGAAATGTTACACTTGCTTCTAAG CCCGTCTTCCACATTAAACTCTAAAAGTTCAAGagctttggattttattcGCGCAGAAAAAGATGGATCTCGGATGGACTGTTCAAAGTATGACTGCAATACAAAGATAATAAATTGGGTTTCACTTgtcaacaaaatggatttTTAA